Part of the Streptomyces sp. FXJ1.172 genome, CCTCACGCACGAGGACGCAGCGAAGGCTGAGGCCATTGTCAGTGTCAGCGAACATGATGAGGTCGACATCATCGTCGACCCGGTCACGTTCGGCAGGTAAGGACTACGGTGAGCGCCATGCAATGGGAGGCAGTACGCGCCTCGGCCCAGTGGGCTGCGTACGGAGACGCACTCGGCTTCATCACCGAACTGACCGACGCCGATGGCGTACGTCGCCGCATCGGACGGGATGACGTCACCACCACCGTCCCTGGAAAGGCGCGTGGGAGGACGCTACGGACGCGACATGCCGCTTCCCGCAGGCGCGTACTCCGACGACACCCAGCTGCGCCTGGCAACTTCACGCGCCATCCGCGGAGACGGGGAATTCGACGCCGAGGCCTTCGCGAAGATTGAAGTCGTTGCTTGGCAGGCTTACGCCCTCGGCGGCCGTGGGGACCAAGCGGCAGCCACCGGCTTGATGAGAGTCGAAGCCAAGTGGTCCCAGAACATTTTCGCCACCAAAGCCGCCCGCTACGTCGACATTGGCGGCAACGGGGCCGCTATGCGCATCCAGCCTCACGTCTGGTCCGCACGGGACCTCACCAACTGGGACAACATCACCCGCGACGTCGTACGGAACGCCGTCAGCACCCACGGTCACCCCCGAGGCATCCTCGGCGCGGTTCTGCACGCCGTCCTGCTGGCCCACGCCCTCGACAGCAACGAACTCCCTGGTCCCAAGCAGTGGCGCCCCGCAATCGACTGGCTCGAGCAAGTACCGGACGTTATCGCGAAGGACGACGAACTCGCGTATCTGTGGCTGCCCACATGGGTGATGCGGCAGGCATCGACTTCCGCTCAGCCGCGATCACCGTCGCCAACGAATGCCGCGCAGCGCGAAAGTCTTCGAACCCAAATCTCGCCTGACCGCCGAGACCTATGCGGCCCTGGTGGAGCGGTGGGGCGGCTTCAACGACGCGACTCGCGGATCAGGCACAGTCACCACCTTGCTTGCCGCGGTTCTCGCACATGCCTACGCCGACTCACCAGAAGCGGGTCTGCTCCTCGCCGCTAACACTCTTGGCTCCGACACCGACACCATCGCCACCATGGCTGGCGCACTCCTAGGCGCCGTCACGGCGGGCCCGCCACCTGGCACCGTGCAAGATGCCAAGGCCATCGACTCGGGCGCGCCGCATGTGGGACATTTCCCAAGGGCGTGAAGCCGCAACGTTCGCCTACCCAGATCTGCTCCGCTGGAGCCCTCCCAAGGCCACGCTCGACCTTGTAGGCCACACGCCGATGGGGCCGGCGCTAGCCGGTCTAGGGCCCCTTACACCTAAGGACACGCCGACGGCGAGCAACCAGGCCACATACGTGTGGGGCACCTTGTCATTCGGCCAGAGCATCCTGGTCCGCGCCAGGCCTGATCTCAGGCCGCTGGATGAGAACCTGCTCCCAGGAGATGTGAGACAACCGCGGAGCTGGCCTGCTGGGGATGCTCCGAGAGAACAGCAACTCCTCTTCGAAGCTCCATTGCAAGCTGCTGCACCAGCTGAGCAAAGGCCTGTCCTTGCCGGAACAGCGCCAGGGGCTGTGAGTGAGCGTGCCCATAGGCACGCACCGCCGCCTGTTGAGGAGGTCGTTCAAGAGCTGGCAAGAAACGGGTTCACTCCCGAAGAGGTAGGCCGTGCATTGCTTCAACAGATCCGAGGCGGCCGATACAGCGTCGAGCGGGCTGCTGCGTTTGCCGGGCTCCTTGCCCGTGCCTACCACCAGAACGATCAGTAGCAGTCCGGCCCAGCGAGCTGTCCAAGACACCTATCAGCCGAGAGGGTCTTGCCGCTCCAAGTGGAACGAGAGCGCGTGTAGGCCGATGGCTGTCAGCAGCCCTTGTTGGTGGGGGTGGAGCTGTGCCCACAGGCTGGTCTGTTTGCGGGCCCAGCGGTGAAGTTCGGGCGGGATGGGTCGCCCGGCGGCGTGGGTGGTGCGGCACTGGTGGTACTTGCGTTGCCAGGTGAAGGGCCAGGGTGGGTTCCACCATGGGTCGAGGATGGGCAGTTCTTGCAGGGTGTGGGCGGACAGCTGGCCTGAGCGGGCTTTGCGGCGTTGCTGCACGAGCCAGCGTCCCAGGGGAAAACCGTCCTGGTGGGTGTGGATGGATACCGCGAGATGCCCGTGCAAAGTGGCGTAGGCGCGGGCGTGGGGCGAGCCCTCACCCGTCGGGTAGCGGCGCGCAGTTGTGCGGGCCTGCGTGGGTATGGCGGCAGGCCCGGTGGTGCCGAGGTGGGCGAGGAGTTGCTGCTGGGCGGGGTGGAGGCTGTCCCATAGCTGTGCTTGTGTCCTGATCCAGCGGCGTTCGGTGCTGGTCAGGGTGCTGCCGTCGGTGGCGGTGCGGGCCCGGTGGTAGGCGCGTTGCCAGGCGAGGGCCAGGGCGGGTTCAGTGGGGGGTCAAGGGCGTTGAGCGCGGTGATCTGGGAGGGCTCGATGCGCCCGTCGGCGGCGCGTTGGCGCTGGCGCAGGAGCCAGCTTCCTAGGGGGTGGCCGTTGTGGCGGGTGCGGTCGGTCACGGCCAGGTTCCCGTGTTCGGCCGCGTAGCTGCGGGCATGGGCCAGCCCGACCTCCCCTGGGGTGGGAGTGATGAGGGACGCGGTGACGGTGCGGGCGGTGGCGGCGGTGATCCCGATGTCGGCGAGGAGGTTCTGCTGTTCGGGGTGCAGGACATCGTGCCGGGCGCACTGCCGGCGCAACCACACCATTAGCGGATCTTCATCCTCGTCCCGGTCGCCGGGCGGGGCGTGCTGGCCGGGCAGGAGCAGCCTGCCCTCCTGCCATAGCGTGCGGGCCTGCTGGTAGTGGCGCTGCCACGGGAAGTGCCAGGGCGGATTCCACCAGGGGTCCAGCTCAGTCAGGTGCAGCCCGGGCGGCCACGCGGTTCCCGTCGCCCGCAGGTGGCGGCGTTCCTTGCTGCGCTGTGCTACCAGCCAGCGGCCCAGCGGATAATCCTCATGCACATAGTCGAAGGGCAGCGCCAGGTGCCCGCGTGCCGCGGCGAAGGACCGGGCGCTGGCCAAGCCGGCCGAGCCACCCAGCCGTGCTGCGGCTTGGCTGGCGGCCTTGGCCTCCTCTGCCGTCATGGGGACTTTGCCGGCTTCTTCGGCCGTGATGCCGATACCGGCCAGCAGGCACTGCTGATCACGCTGCAGACTCCCGTACACGGCGCACTGGTGCGACAACCACAGTGCGAGCTCCGCTTCGAGGCCCGGAAAGCCACGCTGCGCATCCAGTGCGTGTCCGTCCTGCACCAGCCGACGGACCTGCGCCAAGGATCTCTGCCATGACAGACGGCGGCAGGGCGGGTTCCACCATGGGTCCACGGCAGCAAGCGCGCGGGAGCGCTCGGTGGGCCTTGCAGCCCGGTGCGCCTTACTGCGCTGGGCCACCAGCCAGCACCCAAGCGGATACCCTCGTGCACCGCCCTTGCCGGAGACCGCCAGGTGGCCATGCTCGGTGGCATAGGCCGTGCTCCAATCCTGTCTCGAAACGCGCCCGCATGCTGGCCCGCCGCGGCCGAGCGGTACGGGCTGCTTCGGCTGTGATGCCGATGTCCGCCAGCAGACGCTGCTGCTCGGGGTGGAGAGCGTCGTAGTGGGTGCACTGCAGATACAGCCACTCACCGTTCAGCACGGCGGTCCCGGCAAACCCTGCGGCCGCATCCGGCGGACCGTCCACGGCGGCGTGATCGCGCGCCCGGTAGTACGAGCGCTGCCACTGCACCGACCAGGGGACGTTCCACCAAGGGTCCAAGGCCATCAGCGCCCGGACACGATCCGGCGACAGAGCCCAGGCCCTGGTCTGCACATTGTGCAGCCATTCCCCAAAACGGAAGGACCCCACCATGGTGTCCTTCTGAACAGCAAGGTTCCCGTGTTCGCGCAGGTACTGGCCCGCATGCGCCAGGCCGACCGTGAAGGACTCATCCGACTGGCGGTTAAGTCCCCGCCGTCTTTTGCCCTCCGCCTTCTGCCCGTCGGCCCTGACGGACATCCGCGCGGCGAGCTCGTCAACCAGCGGGCGCAAACGGTGTGCCGGAGCGACCGCCCACATCGCTTGCTCTCCGTGCCCGGTGCGACGCGGCGGCCGCACGCACTGATACGCCCACGCGAACAAAGGCCCCGACACCTCGCTCGCCAGCTGCTCCCTGTACCAGGGGCGCCCCACGCAGCGCGCAACCGCCGAGCAGCACCGGCAGATCAGCCAGCCGGTACGGAGCATGTCCCCGGGCGTCGGCGATCAGCCGCTGCCGGAACCCGTCATCGGCCAGCAGCGTGGCGAGCGCGACCGTCTCCGGTACGTCACCAGCTCCGCGCCAGGACCCGCCACACCTCCGGATCGATCCGTCCACTGCCAAGGCTCCGTAGCCGAGAGGGCCACACATGTTCCAACGGCCACGCCTGCCACCACCACGAGGCGGTCACCGCTGCAGCCACCTCGAACGCCTCCACGGCCACCGAGGAATGGCGCAGCAACCTCGCTATGACGACGGTGGGCCTGCACCCACTGCTCGCCGGTAGTAACCTCACCACACCGGTAAGCCGTGCCCGGCACCTGCATCAGCCACCGACGGTGCAACGCGCATACCCGCTGCTGCGGCTCGGGTACAAGCGCGCGCCCTCGGCGCGCCCGGCTGATCGCGCCGCGCACTCAAGACACCTTAAGCCCCAGGGCACAACCTTCTCCGCAGTGTGATGAAACTGTGCTGCTGGACCTGCGGCGAACCGCTTTCGAGGCTCCTCCTGTGCCCAGGCAGGCAGCGCCCACCGCAGATGACGCTCCGGAACTCGGCACAGCTGGGACACCGATCCCGAGCCTGCTGGTTCAGATACACCTCACTGTCCAGCCGCGTCTGACCGGTGATGTTCGACAGCCCGCCTACCTCAGCGATTGCCGCCAGCAGATCCCTGAGCCTTACGCCATAGCGTGCAGCCACCCGGCTCAGAAACGACTGCGTCATCTCACCCTGCAGCGGTGCCACCCGCCACACCACCTGCCAGGGCATCGCCCCGCCCTAACGGCGCCAACTTCCGATTCCCCGCTCGTACCCTGCCTGGTCTGTTGATCTGCAACTCCCATAACCGTCAATCGGCCTCACCCGTTATGGGCCACCAGCCACCGCTCGGCGGAAAAGCTGCAAACCCCGGGCTCCTACGCCCACTCCATGCCTAGCTCCCGGAGCGCGTCCAGTTGCTCCTGGGCGAGATTGCCTCGCCTCGCACGGGTGTTCGAGACCCATACGCCCAGCTTGACGACCACCGGCTCCGCCTCGCCGTGGACGGCGATCTCCTCACTGTGGCCCCTTGGTACTGGCCGCTGGCCTTCCCGTTCCACCCACTGCGCGAGGGCTGTCAGGCCGCGCTGGAACGCCTGCTGCGCCTTGGCTGCGCGCTTGGCCGTCGGGGCGGGAGACGGCGCCTCAGCGGGCTTGATGCCCAGCTTGGACAGCCGTTCCTGTTGCTCGGTCGAAAGCTGCGCCCAGGTGGTCGGCTGCTTCTGCCGCTGGAGCCACTTGCCGAGGTCGTCGCTGTCCATGAGCACGCCTGGGGCGATGTCGGGCAGCACCCCGTCGGGTTCGTCGGCGGCGAGGTCGGCGAGTACACGGTAGTGGCGTTGCCAGTCCAGTGGCCAGGGGCAGTTCCAGTCCGGGTCGATCTCGGCGAGCTGCGCGGCCCGCCTCGTCGCACGCTCCGGGTCCTTGCCGAGGCCGCCGCCGGCCGGGCGCCGGCCATGTGCTGACCCACCGGCACCATCGCCTCGCCCTCACCCCAGACCGCGTCCTGGCGCGGGCGGGTGTCCGGTGGCCCGCCGGTAGGAGCGCGCGCGGCTTGGACCTCCCAGGCTTCTTCGCCCGGTTCCCAGACCATCCCGGCTTCTGGTGCGTCCAGCAGCTCCTTGCGGTGGGGATCGAGCTCCCCGGCTCGGAGTGCCTTCCGCTGTTGGTGGACCCATCTTCCAAGTGGAAAGGATTTCGTTGCCCCGACTTCGACCTCAACGTCGTAGGGAACGGCGTAAAGGCCGGTGATTTCGTTCTCGGCCCGCCAGCGGACAAGCGCCTGGTAGCCCTGCAGCCAGACCAGGGACTCGGGCCGGTAGACCCGGGTGCGGAGGAAGGCTGCGATCGTGCCCGGGTCCCGGGGAGAGGAGAAGTGGAGCAGGGCGGACTCGGCGGCGGCCTGGGTGTCGTCGTGCTCCTGGTCCTCGCCGTCCCCTTCGCCGTCGGCCCCGACGATCCGCCCGTCCTCGTCACGCCTCAGATGCGCCTTGCGCTTCCCGCTGGTGAGGGCACGGGAGGCGAGCTGTTCCACGAGTCGTTCATCATGACTGCGCAGGCCTTGGAGGACGGCTACGAGGGGGCGGAAGGAGGCGGAGGCGATCATGTCGGTCGGGTCCTCGTCGGGCTCCAGGAACACGGGCACCATGATCCGCGCGACCTTCGTGGTGCCGTCCCGGTTGAGACGGAGCGCCCGGCCGATGTTCTGCACGATCTCGACCTGGGAGCCGCGGGTGTCGGCGAAGCAGATCGCCTCCACGCCCCGCTCGCCGGTGATGTCCACGCCTTCCCCAAGGACGCGGCAGCTGGCGAGGAAGGCGCGGTGGACCCGGCGGCCGGCGGCGTCGATACCGTTCGCGAACTGGCGCAGCGCCTCGCGCCGCTCAGACACGAGATGGTCGCCGCACAGCCACGCCGACCACACCCGATCCGGGGGTACGTGGCGGCCGGCCTCGAGTTCGTAGAACTCCGCGCCGATCGACGACTTCGGGAGCCGGTCCGCGGCCGCCAGGTCATTGTCGGATGCGTCGTTGGCGTACAGCTCTGCTGCCGTCTCCGGCAGTTTCTCCGCGAACGCCATGGCCTCCTCCACCCTTTGGTGGAAGGTCATGACCGTACGCAGGTTGTACGCCGCTGCGTGCTCCAGGAGCGCGGTCTGCAGGAGCGCCAGGCGCCGGCCGCGCTGCGCCTCCTCGGACTCCCCGAGGGCGGGGGAGGGGTCGTGGATCTCCAGTACGTCGATCTCGAATCCGGCGAGGATGCTCCGCTCGATGGCCTCCGAGAGCCCGAGTTCGGCCAGCCAGGGTCCGTAGGTGTCGGAGTCCTGGCACATCGACGCGATCTCCAGCTCCTGGCCTTCCGCGCCCTTCTGCGGCCGGGGCGAGGCCAGGATGCGCGGGGTGGCGGTGAGGTAGAGCCGGAAGTCCGCCGGGATACGGGCATTGTCGTGGATGGCCGCCCACGGCCTGCCAAGATCACCTGCGGTTGAGTGCGCCTCGTCCACGATCGCGAGGTCGAAGCCTGCCATCTGCTGCCCGTAAAGCCGCTCCCCGCCCGCCAGAGCGGCCTCCAGCGGCCCACGGACGTTCCCCTGACCGAACGGGTCCACAGGGTCCTCGCGGTCCACGAGGGAGGCGTACGTGGCAAAAACGACGACCGGCCCCGACCCTGCCCAGAGGGCGAGCTGAATGGGGTTGGTGGTGGCGCGCACCCCCAGCTCGTTCAGCACCGGGTCGTTCTCCAGCGAGCACACCGCGACCATCGGGACCCGGTGCCCCACCAGGCGCCATGCCTGGGCGGTCTGCACGAGCAGGTCCAGGGTCGGTACGGTGACGAGGAGCCGTCCGCTGGGGAAGCACTCCAGCGCGCACGCGGCGGCGGTGATGGTCTTGCCTGATCCGGTTGCGGACACGATCGTGCCCCGAGCACCCTGCGGGGGCACAGGCGATCTTGCAGGGAACCCAATCCATTTACGGAAGGCCGACTTCTGGTCGACCTGGTGTTCTCTGAGCGAGATTACCTGCATTTATGGTTCCCTTTTCCGGGCGGGTCTCAGGCGGTGAGGATGAGGCTATTTCGAAGGTCTGTCGATGTCGTCGAGCCCCCTGAGCCCCCATGCGTCCAGTCCGGCATAGATGGTGGCGGTCCGGCAGCGCGGCGCCTCCATGACCTCGGCTTCGCCGCGGTAGACGGCGATCAGCGAGTCGCTGCCGCGCCACCAGGTGTCCGTAAGGCCGGCAACCTCCGGCACGGCATCAAACCCGTCCAGCTCGAGGTCGTCTACGGCAGCGCCCGTCAACGTGGTGGTCGTGCGCGCACACCTACGGGCATGGTCTGCCAGCGCCAGAGATTCCACCCACCCTTCAACACTGGCATGCAAGGGCACCCACCTTCCGGCATGAAGCCCGAACTCCCCGTTCGGGCCGATCATGAACGAGTAGGGAAGAGCCGTGCGCGGCGCGCCGGCTTCGAAGTGCCAGTCAGGGGCGGGTCCCTCGGGTACGTCCCCATGGAGTGTTCGAGGCCCTCCGTCATAGTGAGGAGAGGGAGGAAGGGCCAGGCCGCCCCAGACAGCCTCGAAGGCGGCCACCCGATCGATCTGACTTTCAGGAACCCCGTGCTCCATCCATCGGCCCCTGTACTGCTCGATATCAGCACGACCAGTCCAGTAACCATGGCACTTAATAAAATACGTGGCTCTTCGGGTGATCCCTTCAGGGATTCCCTGATCGATCGTCACGGCTCCGCCCCTACTGGTTTTTCGCCAATGCTACATGCTGCATCACATCAAGATGCAGACAGGCGAGTCTCCGATGACCCTGATGGTCGTGGCACATCGGGGTACACGGCTCCGCATGGCACCGAAGATTGAACGCATCCAGTTTCTGCGGGCCGTGCGGCAGCTGCACCGCGTCCGCTCCTTCTACGCTGTGGGCGTCCTGCTGTGGGCGGTCTCCGCCGCCTGGACCGGCTGGCAGGCACCCGGGAGCCGGCAGATGTGGGTGTCCGTCCTCCTCCTGGCCGTCTTCACCGCACTCCTCACCACCGCCACCCTGTCCCTGCTACGCCTCCCAGTCCCCGCGACAGGCCGCCTCGCGCAAGACGGCAAGCACCCGCCACGCCCACGCCTGAAGATCCGTCAGCGTGCCTGCACGAGCTGGCAGACCACTTTCGGGGGCGCCGCCTATGTCTGTGGGGGCGGTGGCCGGGCATACGGGCTTCACGTTCTATGAGAGGGGCTCGTCATGCTCGGCATAGTCGCGGCAGTGCTGTTCTTCATCGCA contains:
- a CDS encoding helicase associated domain-containing protein; translated protein: MWAVAPAHRLRPLVDELAARMSVRADGQKAEGKRRRGLNRQSDESFTVGLAHAGQYLREHGNLAVQKDTMVGSFRFGEWLHNVQTRAWALSPDRVRALMALDPWWNVPWSVQWQRSYYRARDHAAVDGPPDAAAGFAGTAVLNGEWLYLQCTHYDALHPEQQRLLADIGITAEAARTARPRRASMRARFETGLEHGLCHRAWPPGGLRQGRCTRVSAWVLAGGPAQ
- a CDS encoding ADP-ribosylglycohydrolase family protein, with translation MPRSAKVFEPKSRLTAETYAALVERWGGFNDATRGSGTVTTLLAAVLAHAYADSPEAGLLLAANTLGSDTDTIATMAGALLGAVTAGPPPGTVQDAKAIDSGAPHVGHFPRA
- a CDS encoding helicase associated domain-containing protein; the protein is MALAWQRAYHRARTATDGSTLTSTERRWIRTQAQLWDSLHPAQQQLLAHLGTTGPAAIPTQARTTARRYPTGEGSPHARAYATLHGHLAVSIHTHQDGFPLGRWLVQQRRKARSGQLSAHTLQELPILDPWWNPPWPFTWQRKYHQCRTTHAAGRPIPPELHRWARKQTSLWAQLHPHQQGLLTAIGLHALSFHLERQDPLG
- a CDS encoding helicase associated domain-containing protein — its product is MAVSGKGGARGYPLGCWLVAQRSKAHRAARPTERSRALAAVDPWWNPPCRRLSWQRSLAQVRRLVQDGHALDAQRGFPGLEAELALWLSHQCAVYGSLQRDQQCLLAGIGITAEEAGKVPMTAEEAKAASQAAARLGGSAGLASARSFAAARGHLALPFDYVHEDYPLGRWLVAQRSKERRHLRATGTAWPPGLHLTELDPWWNPPWHFPWQRHYQQARTLWQEGRLLLPGQHAPPGDRDEDEDPLMVWLRRQCARHDVLHPEQQNLLADIGITAATARTVTASLITPTPGEVGLAHARSYAAEHGNLAVTDRTRHNGHPLGSWLLRQRQRAADGRIEPSQITALNALDPPLNPPWPSPGNAPTTGPAPPPTAAP